The window TTTATCCCCGCTGATAAACGCTGGNGCTCCTGATCACTATAAACTATTAAGTATTACACTTTTTCATAAAAAACCGATAACGTCTTTGTAGACAGACAACGAAAGAATGTAAAAGCCATGNCGGCAATAGAAATCAATAAATATATAGGAGCGGCCTTAACCACGGCGCTTTTCCTCATGCTCGTAAACATGCTGGCTGACAGCATATTTCGTGGCCACAGCAAAACGGCCGGTCCAGCTTATACTATCGCAACAGTTGAGTTTGCGCCGAGAGATACAGAGCCTGCCGCAAATAAGGNCCCAAGTCTAATCGTATTACTCGCCAACGCTGATAGCGATTCGGGCAAAAAAATAAGCAAGAAATGTATCGCCTGTCACACATTTTCTGAAGGCCAAGACTCTAAAATTGGCCCCAATTTATGGGATGTTGTTGGCCGTGATATCGCGTCAGGAACGGAGTTCCCATATTCAAATGCATTACAAAATATAGAAGGAAAATGGGACTTCGCTGAGCTTGATAAATTTTTGACCTCTCCAAAAAAATATGCAAAGGGTACCAAGATGGCCTTTCCGGGGATCGGGAACCCCTCAGATCGTGCCGATGTGCTTGTATACCTAAGAAGTCTTTCCTCAACGCCTACAGACTTGCCCGAGAACTGAATTTCAACCACTTTTATTGAAAGGGAAGATACATGCTAGGAAGGCATCTGAAAAAATTCCTTTTGATAATGCTCTGTCTTTTAGCCCTAACGTCACCTTCAAGGGAGAATAGTAGTGCAGAAATCCAAAAATCACATGCTTTATCAATGTATGGAGACATTAAATACCCGCCAGGTTTCACTCATTTTGATTACGTGAACCCAAATGCTCCAAAAGGGGGCTCTGTTCGGTTGGCAGCCATCGGCACTTACAACAGTTTTAATCCTTTCATAATTAAGGGAATCGCCGCAACAGGATTATCGATGATATATGATGGGCTTTTGGAAAGCTCCCAGGATGAGGCCTTTACAGAGTATGCAAGACTAGCGAAATCCATTGAGATGCCGGAAGACAGGTCGTGGGTAATTTTTAATCTCCATCCCGAGGCTCACTGGCATGACGGTATGCCTATAACGGCAGATGACGTTATCTTTAGCTTTAACATTTTGATGGAAAGTGGAAATCCTTTTTACAAGGCTTACTATGGGGAGGTATCGAAAGCAGAGAAACTTAACCCTCATTCTGTTAAATTTAGCTTTGGGCAAAACGTTAACCGTGAACTACCTTTAATAATGGGACAGTTTACAGTCCTACCCAAACATTACTGGGCGGACCGTGATTTTTCGCAAACGACTTTGGAACCCCCGCTTGGGAGTGGGCCGTATAAAATAGATTCTTTTGAACCAGGGAGATCGGTGACATATAGCCGTGTTGCTGACTATTGGGGGAAAGACCTACCCGTTAATAGGGGCCGCTACAATTTCGACAAAATAAAATATGATTACTACCGAGATTCGACCATCGCAGTTGAGGCCCTAAAAGCCAATGAGTATGATTTTCGGAATGAGAATATCGCTAAGAACTGGGCCAGCGCATATGACATTGCGGCTGTGAAGGAAGGGCGCTTAATAAAGGAACTTATTGCCCATGAAAGCCCCACTGGGATGCAAGGCTTTTTCTTTAATCTTCGCCGACAACAGTTTGCTGACCCTTTGGTAAGAAGAGCTTTAATGTTTGCATTCGATTTCGAGTGGACTAACGACAACCTCTTTTATGGTCAATACACTCGGACAACGAGCTATTTTTCTAACACAGAACTAGCGTCCAGCGGCATCCCTGAAGGCAAAGAACTTTTACTTTTAGAAAGATTTCGAGATCAAATTCCCGATGCCCTGTTCAGCGAACCCTATAAAGTGCCTACTACTGATGGTTCCGGGAATATACGGGAAAATCTCCTGCGGGCCACGGCGCTCTTAGCAGAGGCAGGTTGGGTGATTACAGATGGCTCCCTAAAAAATAGTGAGGGGACTCAGATGTCTATCGAGTTCCTTCTAGTGTCCCCTGCCTTTGAGCGGGTTGTAGCACCTATGGTACAAAATTTACAACGTTTGGGAATTGACGGGAGCATTCGGATCGTCGATACCGCACAATATCAAAACCGACTTGATGACTTTGATTTTGATATAATAGTCGTCGCCCGTGGCCAGTCGTTGAGTCCAGGAAATGAACAACGAGGGTATTGGGGGTCAGACTTTGCCGATGCNGCNGGNAGCCAAAANTTCANNGGAATAAANANTCCGNTCNTNGANTCCNTAATTGAATCTCTNGTCTCTTCTCCAGATAGNGANAGCCTAGTAACTNCCNNCCNAGCACTNGATCGNGTCTTGCTCTGGGGNNANTATGTAATTCCNCATTGGCACATCAGAAGTTTTCGGATGGTCTACTGGGATATATTTGGCAAGCCGTCAATATCTCCAAAATATGGAACCCCATTCCCAAACACCTGGTGGTATGACAACGGCCAACACCGCGCCGCAGAGGTTACCCCTGTAAGCAACCTCTCGGAGGCGAAAGAACCCCCAGATACAATTGCCCCCGAGCACCTAGCTAAACAAGAGCGCGATACAATGCTATATTTAGCCTTTCTAGGCATTANNATAGTGGTAGTAATGCTATATATTAGGCGTCGTTTTTTTAGGTCGTCGTAATACCCTACAGAATCCATTTCCGAAACCTTGAGGCATGGCAGCATATATAACACGGCGCCTATTGCTAATAATCCCGACCTTATTTGGGATTATGTTGATCAATTTCCTAGTAATTCAAGCTGCGCCGGGCGGTCCCATTGAAAATATAATNTCTCAATATGCAGGCACTGCGGTTGACGCTACAGTGCGGATCTCCGGCGACTCACAAGCAGAGGTACTGGGCCAAGCCCAGATTCAGAATAGTACCAAGGTCACTAGTAAGTACCGGGGTGCCCAGGGCCTTGATCCAACGCTCATCGCACAGCTTGAGGCCATGTATGGTTTTGACCTTCCACTGCACCAGAGGTTTCTTAAAATGTTGGGAAACTATCTCCTTTTTGATTTCGGCGAGAGCTTTTTTCAGGACCGCAGCGTCGTTGATCTCGTAAAGGAAAAAATGCCGGTTTCCATATCCTTGGGTCTATGGACCACTTTACTTATTTATCTGATTTCAATTCCCCTGGGCATTGTAAAAGCAATTAAAGATGGATCNCGGTTTGATTTATACAGTTCTGCAGCTGTNGTCGTCGGCAATGCCATACCTGGCTTNTTNTTNGCAATCTTTCTTATTGTTGTATTTGCAGGCGGCAGGTATTTGGATTGGTTTCCTCTACGCGGCCTCACTTCAGCCAACTGGGAAGAACTAAGCAGCCCTGGAAAGATAGTAGATTATTTTTGGCATATGGCGCTGCCTATCTTGTCCATGGTGATTGCTGGGTTTGCAGGACTTACCCTCTTAACAAAAAACTCCTTCCTAGAGGAAATAAATAAACAATACGTAATTACAGCAAGAGCAAAGGGGCTAACAGAGCGCAAAGTTNTGATAGGACACATTTTTCGAAATGCCATGCTAATCGTTATCGCAGGCTTTCCCAGTGCGTTTATTGGAATACTTTTTACAGGCTCACTTCTAACAGAAATTATTTTTTCTCTTGATGGCCTTGGCCTACTTGGCTTCGAGGCCGCCATAAATCGTGACTATCCCGTTATGTTCGCCACTGTTTATTGCTTCACCCTTTTAGGACTTATCATGCATCTCATTGGAGATATAACNTATACCATGGTCGATCCACGAATCGACTTTGAAAATCGCGAGGTGTAGCTTTGCCTCTCCCAGTATTTCAAATATCTCCTTTATTAAAACGTAAACTCGATAACTTTAGGCAGAATCGCCGGGGATACTATAGCCTTTGGACATTTCTGTTCTTATTTGCGCTCACCCTGCCGGCTGAATTCATAGCTAATGATACTCCCCTCCTAATCAAATTTGAGGGGCAAATTTACTATCCTATTTTTATCTCTTATCCGGAGACCTCTTTCGGTGGCGATTTCGAGACAGAACCCAACTACAAGGATTCTTATATTCAAGAACTCATAAACGAAAACGGCTGGATGATCTGGCCTCTAATCCCATACCGACATGACACAATCATTTATAATCTAGACTCTCCTGCGCCCTCCCCACCCGACCGTTCGAATTGGCTTGGAACTGATGATCAGGCACGAGATGTTTCTGCGCGACTGATATACGGCTATCGTATTTCCGTACTATTTGGTCTGACACTAACAATCTGCGGATCCATCATCGGCATTCTGGTAGGTGCAATCCAGGGCTATTTCGGTGGGTGGATAGATTTACTGGGGCAACGAGCCATAGAAATTTGGTCAGGACTACCCATCCTTTATCTTTTGATCATTTTAGCCAGTGTTGTAGAGCCTAATTTTTGGTGGCTTCTAGGGCTCATGTTACTCTTTAGCTGGATGACCCTAGTCGGGGTTGTTCGCGCAGAATTTTTGCGAGCTCGAAACTTTGACTTTGTAAAGGCTGCCCGCGCCCTAGGACAAAGCGATTTTCAGATCATGTTTAAGCATGTTTTGCCTAATGCAATGGTGTCTACCCTCACCTTCCTACCTTTCATTTTGACAGGTTCCGTTACAATATTGACCTCTCTTGATTTTTTGGGATTTGGACTCCCCCCAGGATCCGCGTCTTTGGGNGAGCTGCTAAATCAGGGAAAAAATAATTTACAAGCTCCGTGGCTTGGCCTCACTGGCTTTTTTATCTTAGCCCTAATGCTATCACTTTTGGTATTCATTGGGGAAGCTGTCAGAGACGCCTTCGATCCACGAAAACTATTCCCTGGACGGATATAATGCCCCTTCTTGACATTAAAAATTTATCCATAGATTTCGCACTCCCAAATCGGATCGTCAA of the Rhodospirillaceae bacterium genome contains:
- a CDS encoding cytochrome c family protein, with the translated sequence MXAIEINKYIGAALTTALFLMLVNMLADSIFRGHSKTAGPAYTIATVEFAPRDTEPAANKXPSLIVLLANADSDSGKKISKKCIACHTFSEGQDSKIGPNLWDVVGRDIASGTEFPYSNALQNIEGKWDFAELDKFLTSPKKYAKGTKMAFPGIGNPSDRADVLVYLRSLSSTPTDLPEN
- a CDS encoding microcin ABC transporter permease (with YejAEF is involved in resistance to microcin C); translated protein: MAAYITRRLLLIIPTLFGIMLINFLVIQAAPGGPIENIXSQYAGTAVDATVRISGDSQAEVLGQAQIQNSTKVTSKYRGAQGLDPTLIAQLEAMYGFDLPLHQRFLKMLGNYLLFDFGESFFQDRSVVDLVKEKMPVSISLGLWTTLLIYLISIPLGIVKAIKDGSRFDLYSSAAVVVGNAIPGXXXAIFLIVVFAGGRYLDWFPLRGLTSANWEELSSPGKIVDYFWHMALPILSMVIAGFAGLTLLTKNSFLEEINKQYVITARAKGLTERKVXIGHIFRNAMLIVIAGFPSAFIGILFTGSLLTEIIFSLDGLGLLGFEAAINRDYPVMFATVYCFTLLGLIMHLIGDITYTMVDPRIDFENREV
- a CDS encoding ABC transporter permease, with protein sequence MSPLLKRKLDNFRQNRRGYYSLWTFLFLFALTLPAEFIANDTPLLIKFEGQIYYPIFISYPETSFGGDFETEPNYKDSYIQELINENGWMIWPLIPYRHDTIIYNLDSPAPSPPDRSNWLGTDDQARDVSARLIYGYRISVLFGLTLTICGSIIGILVGAIQGYFGGWIDLLGQRAIEIWSGLPILYLLIILASVVEPNFWWLLGLMLLFSWMTLVGVVRAEFLRARNFDFVKAARALGQSDFQIMFKHVLPNAMVSTLTFLPFILTGSVTILTSLDFLGFGLPPGSASLGELLNQGKNNLQAPWLGLTGFFILALMLSLLVFIGEAVRDAFDPRKLFPGRI